In one window of Leptospira sp. WS92.C1 DNA:
- a CDS encoding DUF6258 family protein, which produces MQLDDFINTIYFGDRGCKSIILDGWNDEVKIQITCISRIRAESWNYYTDEDVENGYLVFEKIKSIHFDPPGFIPNDTINDINVEKLQGDFYKIILNISSADLESNYTCIDVQIVAKTLAIEDPKYPNIRIRD; this is translated from the coding sequence ATGCAACTTGATGACTTTATAAATACAATTTATTTTGGCGACCGAGGGTGTAAGTCAATAATTTTAGATGGCTGGAATGATGAAGTAAAAATTCAAATAACTTGTATATCACGTATACGAGCTGAATCCTGGAATTATTATACAGATGAGGATGTCGAAAATGGTTATCTGGTTTTTGAAAAGATCAAAAGTATTCATTTTGATCCACCTGGCTTTATACCCAATGACACAATAAACGACATTAATGTAGAAAAACTCCAAGGAGATTTTTACAAAATAATCCTCAATATAAGTTCCGCAGATTTGGAAAGTAATTACACATGTATAGATGTTCAAATCGTAGCTAAAACTTTGGCGATTGAAGATCCCAAGTATCCTAATATTCGAATTAGAGATTGA
- a CDS encoding RHS repeat domain-containing protein has translation MKIILCITFLSFNLLTGAESPVSEKQKQNSKVEDNKITKNKETFLRNPPYPIIPNQFVTQKTSFGGSITIPTRYAIQYGSAFGSPAETTDANGNKSFFEYDDYGRSVESSVQTDDGTRTIATYSYNALFPLSAKTILPAGTGDPDFVSKTYADGMGRTIYTVKTASNGKYAITGRLVYDANGKLIRESRSDWAGSGEMGQFVLHLEERNPTLFEYDPIGRIKKTTMPIAEGETSPTTITTTYNDPFETVENHSSGQSKTITKDARGRILYVEDVGGDGIQARIGFCYDIAGQRIKKSDLGDGTPLSCPATIAGVPTKDTSGNNQAFWSYDPLGRLRAQSDPDLGVSSYNYNNFGDLTSTTDARGVTTTLAYDAVGRITVKHIPEGDIRYTYDSLSGSENALGQIVRVEDGVQNKTFSYDKLGRVKKEIRTILTTSSENPLPSETQGPYITETKYDLLGRVTRIDYPEHPISHGRMRACYNYGTAGYISGISVQVNTNGILPGFCNKNVVENISYNEFGQTAGFTLGNGIETTYGYDVKGRMVRLRSSGDVNGNTKVLQDAVYAFNSKNNITGIANNTSEHNVQYDYEYDGLGRLTNANGRYVEPENNNLTNAFHQSYSYAKNGNLISKRIHDPANGSVTDHWSYQYSNHQVTNIDSSKSGNDTLTMAYDAKGNLTRQRDNTKDLTKRIQVDSQDRIVRIQDGDGAVLGSYWYDEGGFRVRKSALTKKDNQFTNVEILYPSKFYGLEYVESANVITSVNNVYLNGVRIAALNEVGAMAYYLTDQVDSVSHVLDDEGNTLSKMQYLPYGETFVHRGDTDFAPKYNSQELDRESGFYFYNARYYDPGIARFTSADTVIDGEWDTQGWNRFSYVKGNPIGAKDPTGHDTVIDTLAGVNHVLNKLGDASYKAGTAAKDGSFIGNSTGLLYDSAALIYKTAAAAVPSNRRELEEMATGSYGLKLAASTAKGIAKIAGSAEKIPLGFKNEGQYKKAMSELDNIMKSKNISDYNLGVRGSSVTGQSFKSGKPFGSKSDIDVFVESSSLTKNLNTSKNIPGFVHPDKLMSKNPEFGSWSEKWGKILNREVSVGGFEKGKVPNQPTILYGNKK, from the coding sequence ATGAAGATAATACTTTGTATAACGTTTCTTTCTTTCAATTTATTGACTGGAGCTGAGAGCCCGGTTTCGGAGAAACAAAAACAAAATAGTAAAGTAGAAGATAACAAGATAACTAAAAATAAAGAAACATTTCTCCGAAATCCGCCCTATCCAATAATTCCTAATCAGTTTGTGACTCAGAAAACATCCTTTGGAGGATCAATCACCATTCCGACCCGATATGCAATCCAATACGGATCCGCATTCGGTTCTCCCGCCGAAACCACCGACGCAAACGGAAACAAAAGCTTTTTTGAATATGACGATTACGGAAGATCGGTCGAGTCGAGCGTTCAGACGGATGACGGAACCAGAACGATCGCGACGTATTCCTACAACGCATTGTTTCCACTGAGTGCAAAGACCATTCTACCGGCGGGAACCGGAGATCCGGATTTTGTATCCAAAACGTATGCGGACGGAATGGGAAGAACCATCTACACGGTCAAAACTGCGTCTAACGGTAAGTATGCGATCACCGGAAGACTTGTGTATGACGCAAACGGAAAACTGATTCGTGAAAGCAGGTCCGACTGGGCCGGCTCCGGAGAGATGGGTCAATTTGTCCTTCATTTGGAAGAAAGAAATCCGACATTGTTTGAATACGATCCGATCGGAAGGATCAAAAAGACAACCATGCCGATTGCGGAAGGAGAAACTTCTCCGACAACCATTACGACAACCTACAACGATCCCTTTGAGACGGTGGAAAATCATTCCAGCGGTCAGAGCAAAACGATCACAAAGGACGCAAGAGGACGGATCTTGTATGTGGAAGATGTCGGAGGAGACGGAATCCAAGCAAGGATCGGATTTTGTTACGACATAGCCGGACAAAGAATCAAGAAGAGCGATCTGGGTGACGGAACTCCTCTCTCTTGTCCCGCCACGATTGCGGGAGTTCCCACAAAAGATACTTCCGGGAACAACCAAGCATTCTGGAGTTACGACCCATTGGGAAGACTGCGGGCACAAAGCGATCCGGATTTGGGTGTGAGTTCCTACAATTACAACAATTTCGGGGATCTCACGTCCACCACGGACGCAAGAGGAGTTACGACAACTCTGGCCTACGATGCAGTCGGAAGAATTACCGTAAAACACATCCCGGAAGGAGACATTCGGTATACATACGATTCTCTTTCCGGAAGTGAAAACGCACTCGGACAGATCGTACGAGTGGAAGACGGAGTTCAGAACAAAACATTCAGCTATGACAAACTCGGAAGGGTGAAAAAAGAAATTCGCACAATCCTTACAACTTCCAGCGAAAACCCTCTTCCGTCCGAAACACAAGGACCGTATATTACGGAAACTAAATACGACCTCCTCGGACGAGTGACTCGCATCGACTACCCAGAACATCCGATTTCTCACGGAAGAATGAGAGCCTGCTACAACTACGGAACTGCGGGTTACATTTCAGGGATTTCTGTTCAGGTCAATACAAACGGAATCCTTCCAGGATTTTGCAACAAGAATGTGGTGGAGAATATTTCCTACAACGAGTTTGGACAGACAGCGGGGTTTACACTCGGAAACGGGATCGAGACGACATACGGCTATGATGTCAAAGGGAGAATGGTGCGACTTCGTTCTTCCGGAGACGTGAACGGAAACACAAAAGTTTTGCAGGACGCGGTGTATGCGTTTAACAGCAAAAACAATATCACGGGAATTGCAAACAACACGAGTGAACACAATGTTCAATACGACTACGAATACGACGGACTTGGGCGTTTGACAAACGCAAACGGAAGATACGTAGAACCGGAAAACAACAATCTTACCAATGCGTTCCACCAAAGTTACAGCTACGCGAAGAATGGAAATCTCATATCAAAACGGATCCATGATCCCGCAAACGGAAGTGTTACCGATCACTGGAGTTATCAATATTCCAACCACCAGGTCACAAACATCGACTCTTCTAAGTCGGGAAACGATACTCTCACGATGGCGTATGACGCGAAGGGAAATCTCACAAGACAACGTGACAACACAAAGGATCTGACAAAACGGATTCAGGTCGATTCCCAAGACAGGATTGTTCGGATTCAAGACGGGGACGGAGCTGTTCTCGGAAGTTACTGGTATGACGAAGGAGGGTTTCGAGTTCGAAAGTCTGCTCTCACGAAGAAAGACAATCAATTTACAAACGTAGAGATCCTTTACCCAAGCAAGTTCTATGGTCTCGAATATGTCGAGAGTGCAAACGTTATCACAAGCGTGAACAACGTATATCTAAACGGAGTTCGTATTGCAGCACTCAACGAAGTCGGAGCGATGGCGTATTACTTGACAGACCAAGTTGACTCCGTGTCACACGTGTTAGACGATGAGGGAAACACTCTTTCCAAGATGCAATATCTCCCCTACGGAGAAACCTTTGTTCATCGGGGTGACACCGACTTTGCACCCAAATACAATTCGCAAGAATTGGACAGAGAGTCCGGGTTTTACTTTTACAACGCGAGATATTACGATCCCGGGATCGCGAGGTTTACAAGTGCAGACACCGTCATCGACGGTGAGTGGGACACGCAAGGATGGAACCGATTCTCCTATGTAAAGGGAAATCCAATCGGAGCAAAGGATCCAACGGGGCATGACACGGTCATTGATACATTGGCTGGCGTAAATCATGTCTTGAACAAATTGGGGGACGCTTCTTACAAAGCTGGAACTGCAGCAAAAGATGGATCTTTTATCGGTAATTCGACCGGGTTACTCTATGATTCTGCAGCTTTAATTTACAAAACTGCGGCTGCTGCCGTGCCATCAAATCGTCGCGAGTTAGAAGAAATGGCGACCGGTTCTTATGGATTAAAGTTAGCAGCCTCAACAGCAAAAGGAATTGCAAAAATTGCTGGTTCCGCAGAAAAAATTCCTTTAGGTTTTAAAAATGAAGGTCAATATAAGAAAGCGATGTCAGAATTGGATAATATTATGAAATCTAAAAATATTTCCGACTATAACTTAGGTGTTAGAGGTAGCTCAGTAACAGGGCAAAGTTTTAAATCTGGAAAACCTTTTGGTTCGAAAAGTGATATCGATGTTTTTGTTGAAAGTTCTTCTTTGACAAAAAATCTTAACACATCTAAGAATATACCTGGATTTGTGCATCCTGATAAATTAATGAGTAAAAATCCAGAATTTGGTTCCTGGTCTGAAAAATGGGGAAAAATTCTTAACAGGGAAGTATCAGTAGGTGGCTTTGAGAAAGGCAAAGTTCCAAATCAGCCAACGATACTTTATGGAAATAAAAAGTGA